Proteins encoded together in one Deinococcus hopiensis KR-140 window:
- a CDS encoding serine protease has translation MKNFFPALLALGAVTLSACSTAPAPASLPTESQTVTGSEKAFAGLSDQIVYGTVTNTTNRPYQVSVTPYNQMSGGWCGGTLLSSTWVLTAAHCVEGQSTSSMRVRAGINDLTTSGGQLRTASQIIIHPYYSGAESGYDIALIRVGTAFTMGSTVQTAALPGSGAESVLDVNGKYATVSGWGLTENGTYSNRALREVSIPITPTGSDCGSRPGNTICGKYYQGKDSCNGDSGGPLAARYNSKFYVLGIVSYGPAECRGYGIYTRVNGYINWIYQQTGISAQ, from the coding sequence ATGAAGAACTTCTTCCCTGCCCTGCTTGCCCTCGGCGCCGTCACCCTCTCCGCCTGCTCCACCGCCCCTGCCCCAGCATCCCTGCCCACCGAGAGCCAGACGGTGACAGGAAGCGAAAAGGCCTTCGCGGGCCTGAGCGATCAGATCGTGTACGGCACGGTCACGAACACGACCAACCGGCCCTACCAGGTCAGCGTCACGCCCTACAACCAGATGAGCGGTGGTTGGTGCGGCGGCACCCTGCTGAGCTCCACCTGGGTGCTGACGGCGGCGCACTGCGTGGAGGGCCAGAGCACCAGCAGCATGCGCGTCCGCGCCGGCATCAACGACCTGACAACCAGCGGCGGGCAGCTGCGCACCGCCAGCCAGATCATCATCCATCCCTACTACAGCGGGGCCGAGAGCGGCTACGACATCGCGCTCATTCGCGTCGGAACCGCCTTTACCATGGGAAGCACGGTGCAGACCGCCGCGCTGCCCGGCAGCGGCGCCGAGTCGGTGCTGGACGTCAACGGCAAGTACGCCACCGTGAGCGGTTGGGGCCTGACCGAAAACGGCACCTATAGCAACCGGGCGCTGCGCGAGGTGAGCATTCCCATCACGCCCACCGGCAGCGACTGCGGCAGCCGTCCCGGCAACACCATCTGCGGCAAGTATTACCAGGGCAAGGACAGCTGCAACGGTGACAGCGGCGGACCGCTGGCGGCGCGCTACAACAGTAAGTTCTACGTGCTGGGCATCGTGAGCTACGGACCTGCCGAATGCCGCGGCTACGGCATCTACACCCGGGTAAACGGCTACATCAACTGGATCTACCAGCAGACGGGCATCTCAGCGCAGTAA
- the ddrA gene encoding single-stranded DNA-binding protein DdrA, which yields MKLSDVQKRLQAPFPAHLVGWKPQAFNKERTRALLLAYVDARAVQDRLDAICPDGWTFEIEVISGTTTPTVKGRLTVLGVTREDIGEAGEGDYGTLKAASSDALKRCAVQFGIGRYLYDLPKQWADWNDAKREASPAPELPEWARPDHERSPGGAHLVQAMEQLRYEMPEDLDLQREVYKHLKAALGTLHSDGRHGRAA from the coding sequence ATGAAGCTGAGCGATGTACAGAAACGACTCCAGGCTCCGTTTCCCGCTCACCTGGTGGGCTGGAAGCCCCAGGCATTTAACAAGGAACGCACCCGCGCCCTGCTGCTGGCGTACGTGGACGCCCGCGCCGTGCAAGACCGTCTCGACGCCATCTGCCCCGACGGCTGGACCTTTGAAATCGAAGTGATCTCGGGCACCACCACGCCGACGGTCAAGGGGCGCCTGACCGTGCTGGGCGTCACCCGCGAGGATATCGGGGAGGCCGGCGAGGGCGATTACGGCACCCTCAAGGCTGCGTCCAGCGACGCCTTGAAGCGCTGCGCGGTGCAGTTCGGCATCGGGCGTTACCTCTACGACCTGCCCAAGCAGTGGGCCGACTGGAACGACGCCAAGCGTGAGGCGAGCCCCGCTCCCGAACTGCCCGAATGGGCCCGCCCCGATCACGAACGGTCCCCCGGCGGCGCGCACCTCGTCCAGGCGATGGAGCAGCTGCGCTACGAGATGCCTGAGGACCTCGACCTGCAGCGCGAGGTGTACAAGCACCTCAAGGCCGCGCTGGGTACCCTGCACAGCGATGGCCGCCACGGACGGGCGGCGTGA